Sequence from the Gemmatimonadota bacterium genome:
CGCGAAACGTGTGTACCTGGGACGCCGTCAGCACGTCGGGCAACAGCGTGAAGCCGAAGGTGTCGATTTCGGCGAGGGCCTGTTCGAATGCATCCATCAATCGCTACCAATGGTGCGCTTGAGATAGGCCTTCAGCCGCTCCCAGGCGTCCAGCGCGGGTTCTTCGTTCTTCGGATCGCGCTCCACGTACAGCCAGAACCCGTGGTTGACGTCGTCGTAGATGTGCACGTCGTTCTCCACGCCGGCCTGGCGAAGCGCGGCGACGAAGCTCTCCACCTGTTCGGGCGAGGGACCGCGGTCGAGTCCGGCGAAGGTCCCGTATATCTCGTGGTGAATGGCGCTGAGTCTTTCGGGATCGTCGAGCAGGCGTCCGTAGAAGATGGCGGTGGCGTCATGGTTCTCGCCGCCCAGGGCGTAGCTCAGGGCGACTCCGCCGCCGTAGCACCAGCCCATGGCACCGATCTTGCCGTTCACGTCCGGCCGCGATCTCAGGTAGGCCGCCGCCGCGTCCAGGTTGCGGATGATCTTGTCCATGTCGTCCAGCGTTTCCCGCACGAGCGCCATGTTCTCGTCGCGGTTGCTTCCCGTTCGGCCCGAATACAGGTCGGCCGCCAGGGCGACGTAGCCCTCCGCGGCCAGCGCGTCGGCCACCTGCCTGACGCGGTCCACGAGGCCGTTCCATTCGTGGATCAGTATGACGGCGCCCCGGGGACCCGGCCCTTCCGGTTCCGCGAGATAACCCCTGGTCGCCTGGTCTTCATCGAAATAAGCCAGGTCGCCGCCGCGGGGTGCGCCGGCCTTGCCGAGAATGGCTTCGGGGATCTCGCTTTCGGACGTCGGCGCGTACGGTATCTGCTGCCCGTGGATCGCCAGCGCCGCAACGGCAAGTATGATGCACGCAACGTACGCAACGGGCATCGAATATCGCCTGCTGGATGTTATTCCTGCCATGATGTTTACCTCTCATTCAAACGGGGAGGCCCTGCTCCGAAAGCACGGATTGGAAGCCTCGCGGGTATTTACTGTTTTCCATGAACAACGGGTTTCAATATACTTATCGAGACATTGCGAATCAATCGTGAAATGCTACGTGTAATCTTTGTGTCGGCCACCCTCTAAATCGCGAGATGCCCTGCGGGAGAACCCATGAAAAACAAGCTGAAAGAGAAGCTGCGCAACGGTGAAGTGACCTACGGCATATCTGTCGGCACCCCCAGTAACGACATCGTGGAGCTGGCGTCGAACCTGGCCTTCGACTGGATCTGGTTCGACGGAGAACACGGTCCGTTGAATGCCGAGATCCTTCATCCCATGATCCAGGCGACCCGGGGCCGGGACGTCACTCCGCTCGTCCGCGTGCCGTGGAACGACATGGTGCATATCAAGAAGGCGCTGGACATCGGGGCGGAAGGCCTGATCATTCCCTGGGTCAACAACCGGGAGCAGGCGGAGTACGCCGTCCGCGCGGCCAAGTATCCGCCCATGGGCATCCGCGGAATGGGCGCCCGGTTCCTGAATACCGCGGGACTGGATCTGGCCGAATACCTCCGCACCGCCAACGAAGAAACCTTCATCATGGTCCAGATCGAAACCGTCGAAGCCGTGGACAACCTGGACGAAATTCTCACCACGCCCGGCGTCGATGCATTCCTGGTCGGGCCGAACGACCTCGCGGCCTCCCATGGATACGTGGGCCAGCCGACGCACCCGGAGATGGAGAAAGTCGTCAAGGGGATCATGGACCGGGGAAAGGAACTCGGCGTGCCCGGCGGATACGCGTTCATCTCGATGGACGCCAACCGGAAGCGGATAGAAGAGGGCTTCCAGTGGATCACCCTCGGAAGCGATATGGGGTTCCTGGCCCAGGCGGCCCGGGCGGCACTCGCGGAGGTCGGCAGGTAGCTTTTCGGATCAGTCCTCGTTCCGGTCTTTCGAAAGCCGCCGTCGAATGGCCATGGCGTGGGCGGACAGGCCTTCGGCATCCGCGAGCCGGATCGCGGACGGTCCCAATCGTTTCTCGGCCCGTTCGTTGACCGCGAACAGGCTGGTGATCTTCAGGAAGTCCCGGACGCTCAAGGGCGAGTGGAACCGGGCGCTGCCCCCGGTGGGCATGATGTGGCTGGGGCCGGTAACGTAGTCGCCCAGGGCCTCGGAGGAATGTTCTCCCACGAAGATCCCCCCGGCGTTTTGAATCCCGTCCACCAGCGGCCAGGGATACGCCACCAGCAGGCACAGGTGCTCTGGCGCGTAGGCATTGGCCAGTTCGGCCGCCTCTTCCAGACTCGATACAAGCACGATCCCTCCGTGCTGCACCAGGGAAGAACGGATGGTGTCCGCTCGGTCCAGTTCGGTCAGTTGCTCCTCCACGGCCTGTTGCACCGCCAGGGCCAGCGTGGACGACGGCGTGATCAATAGGGCGCTCGCCATCGTATCGTGCTCGGCCTGCGCCAGCAGGTCGGCCGCCGCGAGGTCCGGGCTGGCCGTCTCGTCGGCGATGAGCAGGGTCTCGGTGGGGCCGGCGAGCTGGTCGATATCCACGATCCCGTACACCAGGCGCTTGGCCACGGTCACGTACACGTTTCCCGGACCCACGATCTTGTCGACGCGTGGAACCGTCGCGGTGCCGTGGGCCATCGCCGCGATCGCCTGGGCGCCGCCGATGCGGTAGACCGCGTCCACACCCGCTACGGAGGCCGCGGCCAGCACGACGGGCGGAACCGCGCCGTCTCTTCCGGGAGGCGTGGCCACGACCACATTCCGTACACCCGCTACCCGGGCGGGGATCACGGCCATCAGCAGCGAGGAAGGATAGGCCGCGCCTCCGCCGGGCACGTAGACGCCCACCCGATCCAGCGGCCGGACGATCTGGCCGGTGCCGCCCTCTTCATCCCAGTGCGTCCAGGACCCGGCCGGCTGGCGCGCTTGAAATGACCGAATGCGCTCAGCCGCGGTTTCCAGGGCATCGCGCAAATCGGAAGGCAGCGATTCGGCCGCCTCGTCGATTTCGGACCGGGGGACCTCGAAGGCGTCAGGAGCGCTTCCGTCCAGCAGCCGGGCGTACCGCCTGATCGCATCATCCCCGCTGTTTCTGACGTCGTCGATGATGCGGGCTACCGCCTTTTCCGCCGTCAGTGGCTCGCCGAACAGTTTCCTGTTCCGTGCTTCGATTTCCGGTGCGTGCATGGCCTCGTTCAGCGGACGCCTCCGCAGGATACTCGACTTGGCCTCTTCGGCGGACATTATCCGGATGTTCATCTTCCCCTCGCTGGTCTGGTCATGGGGTATTCCCCTTCGCGGGCCTCAGCGGCGCCAGCGCCTCGAGAATGGGACCGCAACCGAATTTCACGCAGTCCGTCGCCGGGAGCCCGGTCTCCCTGCTGACCTGGTCCACCTCCCGCCTGGCATCGTCCTGGGACAAGCCGATGCAGTTAAGTGATACGGCCACCACCCGGCAGGGGAACAGGGGCCGGGCAATGGTCTCGTGGGCTGTGATCATCTCCGCGTAGGACGGCACGGCCACGGGGAGGTTGCGCATCACGTCCCTCCCTGGCTGGTGGCACAGTACCAGGGCCTGTGGCGCGACCCCGTGGAGCAGACCGAGCGATACGCCCGAATAGGAAGGATGCAGAATCGTGCCCTGCCCTTCGATGACCAGCAGTTCACGGTGCTTGCGTTCCAGCACGAGTCTCTCCGCCGCGCCCGATATGTAGTCCGCCGCCACCGTATCCACCGCGATGCCCGAACCCGCGATCATGATGCCGGTCTGCCCGGTGGCCACGAACTCGGCGTCCCAGCCCGCCTCGCGGGCCGCGCGGTCGATTTCGATCGCGGCGATCTTCTTGCCGATGCTGGAATCGGCGCCGACGGTCAGTACGCGCAGGTTGGGGAGGCCGTGGACCTGGTGCCGCCCCACGTCCAGGTCTCCGGGCGGCTGCCGTACGTCCCACAGCCGCACGCCTTTCTGCCCGGCATGCCGGGCGAAGGCCTCGTCTTCGTTGAGAAAAGTATGCAGCCCGTTCACCACCTCTAGCCCGTGCTCGATAGCCTCGTGGATGACTTCCCTCCAGGCATTGGGCAGAACGCCCCCCGGCGTCGCGATGCCGATGACCAGCGAGGTCGGTTCGAAGGCCATCGCTTCCTGAAGCGTCGCCACGATCGGGATGCCCGTACCCACCTCGAGCACGTCTTCCAGCCGCTTGCCGGCGTACGCACTGTCGAGCACCGCCACGGTCTCGTCGGCCTTATAGCGGACCAGTGACGCGGCCGTCTTGGAGGAGAACGTGCCCAGTTGGCCCTCGGTGAGAATTACCATTCGCCTGGGTTGCATATACCCTTCGATCCTCAACTCATCGAAACAACGCGGCCGGTTTCCAGGGATTCCGTGGCAGCGTCCAGTACCTTCATGAGCTCCAGCATCTCGCGAGGCTGGACGGCCAGTTCGGCGCCTTCCGTCAGTACTGCCGCGATGTTCCGGTAGTAGTCCACCCAACTGCCTTTCACCGGATCCAGGATCATCTCCTCAACCGCTCCGTCCCGCTCCGTGGCCACCCGTACACGGTCTTCGGGTGCCTCCACCGCGTCCTCGATCCTGCCCTTCTTCATCCAGTCCTCCTGGGGATCGAGCCCCGTCTTTACCAGGGATCCCCGGGTACCCAGCACGTACCAGTGGGGCTTGGAAATATGCGAAAGATTGCTGATTTCCATCCGGTACTCGGCACCCGTTTCGAAATACAGCGTGCAGGTGACATGATCTTCAATGTCCCCTTCCCACAGGCGTTTGTGGCCTTTGCAGTGGATCGCCTCGGGACGGCCGGCCAGCAGCTGCAGCCCCTGGTCGACCAGGTGCGCGCCCCAGTCGAAAAGCAGGCCGCCGCTTTCCGCCCGGCTCGTTCGCCAGCCCCGGGATGCCCGGAACCGGTGCACCGCCCTTTCGACCAGAAAAGGTTCACCAAGCAGGCCATCCTCCACCGCCTTGCGCACGGTCAGATAGCCCCAGTCCCAGCGGCGGTTGTGGAAGACGCTCAGCATGACCCCGCGCCGCCGGCTGACCGCGATCATTTCCCCGGCTTCGGCGGCCGACATGCACATGACCTTGTCGACGACCAGGTGTCTCCCGGCCTCCATGGCCTCGATGGCCAGGGACGCGTGGGTATGGTGAGGCGTGGCCAGGATGATCAACTGGATGCCGTCGTCCGCCAGGAGATCGGTCAGGGTCATGTAGGTATCCACGGACCCGTCCCGATGCGCCTGCGCCCGGCGTTCCGGGTCCCGGCTGGCCACAGCGGCGAGTTTCAACCCCTCGGTCCGCGAAACCAGGTAGGCATGGAAAAGCCGTCCCGCCAGTCCGTAGCCTACGATGCCCGTTCGTATCACGGTAATGCCCCGCGCCCGCATCCATACCGCGCCCGCATCCATGCCATGCGGGCTCATTTCCCGTTGTCTTCCGGCAACCCGACGCAATCTACCCGCGTCCTCCGCCCCGCCGGCTATGCGGGGGACAATATACGGGATGGGCCGGATGCATGGCAAACGCGAATTGGGTGGACTATAATGTCCGTGACATTCCACCGGCGACGCGCTAATTTCCCGATTCAACCGTCTTTAATCCGCACTTTCCGATCTCATGCCGGATAACCAGCCGATCACAGGGCCATCCATGGCATCATCGCGACCGAACGTGCTCTGCATCCTCACCGACGACCAGGGCGTCTGGGCGGCGGGCTGTTACGGCAACGGGGAAATCCGTACGCCGCACATCGACCGGATCGCGGAGACCGGGGTGCGCTTCGACCGTTTCTTCGTGGCCACGCCTGTCTGCTCCCCCAGCCGCGCGACCCTGCTGACCGGCCGGATCCCCTCCCAGCATGGCGTGCACGACTGGATCAAGGGAGGCAATGTGGGCGAGGGCGCGGCCTCCTATCTCGATGGAGAAACGACGTATACCGATGTGCTCGCGGGCCACGGCTGGCGATGCGGCCTCAGCGGCAAGTGGCACCTGGGCAACAGCACCCTGCCCCAGCACGGGTTTTCCCACTGGTTCACCCACCAGTTCGGCGGCGGTCCCTACAATGATGCACCTATGGTCCGGAACGGCCTCCCGGTCACCGAACCGGGTTACGTTACGAACGTCATTACCGACGATGCGCTGGCCTTCATAGACCGGCACGCCAACCAGGATGATCCGTTCTACCTGAGTGTCCACTATACCGCGCCGCACAGTCCGTGGACGGGACATCCGCAGGATATTGTCGATTCCTACGATGACTGCCCATTCGACTCCTGCCCCCAGGAGCCTGTCCACCCCTGGGCGGGCGGCCTGACCCGCGAATGCATGGGTGACCGGGAGAGCCTGAAGGGCTACTTCGCGGCCGTCACGGCCATGGACCTCGACGTCGGCCGGTTGCTGGACCGGCTCGATCATCACGGCATCCGGGAAGACACCCTGGTGGTCTTCCTGAGCGACAACGGATTCAGCCTGGGACACCACGGGTTCTGGGGCAAGGGCAACGGGACCAGCCCGCTGAATATGTACGAGAACTCCATCCTGGTTCCTGCGCTCGTCAGCCAGCCCGGACGCCTGCCCGAAGGCGCCGTGCAGCCGGCGATGATCAGCGCCTACGATTTCATGCCCACACTCCTGTCCTACCTGGATCTGCCAGTGCCCTGGGACCGCAATCTGCCCGGGCGAAACGCAGTGGACGCCTGGATGTTCGGGGTGGCCCGGGGCGACCAGCCAGCGCGGTCCGCTCGGTCCGACCAGCCCGGAGGGGCAGCCCGGGACGTATCGTCCGACGCCGACCGGGACGAACAGGCGGCATCGACCGAGGCGTCCGACGCCGGCCGGGACCACGTCGTGGTATTCGACGAATACGGTGGCACGCGCATGATCCGCACCGAATCCTGGAAGTACGTGCACCGGTATCCCGACGGACCCAACGAACTGTACAACCTGGCGAACGATCCGGACGAACGGGCGAATCTCGCGGACGACGCCGGTTACGCCGGCAGGCGCCGGTCGCTGCACGGAGAATTGGAGGACTGGTTCGAACGCTATGCCGACCCGGACCGGGACGGCTGGTCCTGGCCGGTCTCCGGCGCCGGCCAGCTAAGGCCCGTCGGCGGCGCACGGGATGACGACTCGCCGGCTTTCGAACAACTGACATCGTGAAGGAGAACTCGATGGCTGCAAGCAAAATCGCCGTTACGCTCTATACGTTGCGCGACTTCGTGCAGACGCCGGCCGACATTTCGGCCACCCTGAAGAAAGTCAAGTCCATCGGCTATGACCATATACAACTTTCGGCCCTCGGTCCCGTCGATCCCGCAGAACTCGGCAACATGATCCGGGACGCCGGCCTGCACGTCTGTGCCACGCACGTGCCCTTCGAACGGCTGCAGGATGAACCGAACAAAGTCATCGAAGAACACCGCCTCTGGGGGTGCGAGCATATCGCCGTCGGTTCCATGCCGCGGTCCTACTGGGACGATCCGGACGGGTTCTCCCGGTTCGCGGCGGACGCGTCGGTCGTGGCGCTCAGGCTGAAGAAAGCCGGCATGTCCTTCAGCTACCACAATCACCATACGGAACTCGTGCGCGTGGGTGGACGGACGGGACTGGCCATCCTGGTGGAGGACAGCGACCCCGCCCTGTGTTTCGAGATCGACACCTACTGGATCCAGTACGGCGGGGGCGATCCGATCCACTGGATCGAACGGGTAAGCAACCGGTGCCCGGTCATCCACTTCAAGGACCTGGGCGTGTCGGGCAGGGATCAGGTGATGGCCGAGATCGGCGAGGGGAACATGAACTGGCCCGGTATCGTCGCCGCCTGCGAGACCGCCGGGGCCCAGTGGTACGTGGTCGAGCAGGATACCTGCGCAGGCGATCCCTTCGACAGTATCGCCGTCAGCTACCGCAACATGACCGCCATGGGACTATGACCCATCGGGCGTACAGGACGCGCGACCAGCAAAAACGCAGACCGTGCATGAAAAGAGGAACAAATGATCGATCTTTCCGGCAAGACAGCGCTGATCAGCGGTTCCTCCCGCGGGATCGGCAAAGGCATCGCACTGGAGATGGCCCGCGCCGGGGCGGACGTTGCCGTCAACTACTTCCGCCACCGGCAGGACGGCGAGGCCGTAGCGGAGGAAATCCGGGCCATGGGGCGGCGGGCGGTTGTCATCGGCGCGGACGCGTCGGACCGGTCCGCCGTTGACGAGATGGTGGACCGGACCGCCAAGGATCTCGGCGGGCCTGATATCGTCGTGGCCAATGCCTACTATTCCACGCGGGAGCCCTTTCTCGAGATGGACGTGGATGAACTTCGGAAAACCTACGATGTCAGCCTCTTCGGCGCCTTCCACGTGGCCCAGGCCGGCGCCCGGACGATGGCGGCCGGCGGGAAGGGGGGCAGCATCCTCTTCATCAGTTCAGTCATGTCCTTCCTCCCCTTCCCCACATCGCTCGCCTACTCTTCGGCCAAGGCCGGCATGAACCACATGGCGGCCATTATCGCCCTCGAGCTGCTGGAGCACCGAATCCGCGTGAACGTGATCGAACCCGGGTGGACCGACACGCCCGGCGAGCGGCAGTATTCCACGGAACAGGAACTCGAGGAGGGCGGCAAGCGGCTTCCCTGGGGCCGGATGGGCACGATCGAGGACCTGGGCAAGGCCGCCACTTTTCTTTGTTCCGACGCCGCGGACTACATCACCGGAGAAGTCTTGCGCGTAGACGGTGGCTTCTGGCTCAAGCGCGGCACGGCCTCCAT
This genomic interval carries:
- a CDS encoding aldolase/citrate lyase family protein; the protein is MKNKLKEKLRNGEVTYGISVGTPSNDIVELASNLAFDWIWFDGEHGPLNAEILHPMIQATRGRDVTPLVRVPWNDMVHIKKALDIGAEGLIIPWVNNREQAEYAVRAAKYPPMGIRGMGARFLNTAGLDLAEYLRTANEETFIMVQIETVEAVDNLDEILTTPGVDAFLVGPNDLAASHGYVGQPTHPEMEKVVKGIMDRGKELGVPGGYAFISMDANRKRIEEGFQWITLGSDMGFLAQAARAALAEVGR
- a CDS encoding sulfatase-like hydrolase/transferase translates to MASSRPNVLCILTDDQGVWAAGCYGNGEIRTPHIDRIAETGVRFDRFFVATPVCSPSRATLLTGRIPSQHGVHDWIKGGNVGEGAASYLDGETTYTDVLAGHGWRCGLSGKWHLGNSTLPQHGFSHWFTHQFGGGPYNDAPMVRNGLPVTEPGYVTNVITDDALAFIDRHANQDDPFYLSVHYTAPHSPWTGHPQDIVDSYDDCPFDSCPQEPVHPWAGGLTRECMGDRESLKGYFAAVTAMDLDVGRLLDRLDHHGIREDTLVVFLSDNGFSLGHHGFWGKGNGTSPLNMYENSILVPALVSQPGRLPEGAVQPAMISAYDFMPTLLSYLDLPVPWDRNLPGRNAVDAWMFGVARGDQPARSARSDQPGGAARDVSSDADRDEQAASTEASDAGRDHVVVFDEYGGTRMIRTESWKYVHRYPDGPNELYNLANDPDERANLADDAGYAGRRRSLHGELEDWFERYADPDRDGWSWPVSGAGQLRPVGGARDDDSPAFEQLTS
- a CDS encoding Gfo/Idh/MocA family oxidoreductase, translating into MSPHGMDAGAVWMRARGITVIRTGIVGYGLAGRLFHAYLVSRTEGLKLAAVASRDPERRAQAHRDGSVDTYMTLTDLLADDGIQLIILATPHHTHASLAIEAMEAGRHLVVDKVMCMSAAEAGEMIAVSRRRGVMLSVFHNRRWDWGYLTVRKAVEDGLLGEPFLVERAVHRFRASRGWRTSRAESGGLLFDWGAHLVDQGLQLLAGRPEAIHCKGHKRLWEGDIEDHVTCTLYFETGAEYRMEISNLSHISKPHWYVLGTRGSLVKTGLDPQEDWMKKGRIEDAVEAPEDRVRVATERDGAVEEMILDPVKGSWVDYYRNIAAVLTEGAELAVQPREMLELMKVLDAATESLETGRVVSMS
- a CDS encoding SDR family NAD(P)-dependent oxidoreductase, with amino-acid sequence MIDLSGKTALISGSSRGIGKGIALEMARAGADVAVNYFRHRQDGEAVAEEIRAMGRRAVVIGADASDRSAVDEMVDRTAKDLGGPDIVVANAYYSTREPFLEMDVDELRKTYDVSLFGAFHVAQAGARTMAAGGKGGSILFISSVMSFLPFPTSLAYSSAKAGMNHMAAIIALELLEHRIRVNVIEPGWTDTPGERQYSTEQELEEGGKRLPWGRMGTIEDLGKAATFLCSDAADYITGEVLRVDGGFWLKRGTASIKE
- the hisD gene encoding histidinol dehydrogenase — translated: MNIRIMSAEEAKSSILRRRPLNEAMHAPEIEARNRKLFGEPLTAEKAVARIIDDVRNSGDDAIRRYARLLDGSAPDAFEVPRSEIDEAAESLPSDLRDALETAAERIRSFQARQPAGSWTHWDEEGGTGQIVRPLDRVGVYVPGGGAAYPSSLLMAVIPARVAGVRNVVVATPPGRDGAVPPVVLAAASVAGVDAVYRIGGAQAIAAMAHGTATVPRVDKIVGPGNVYVTVAKRLVYGIVDIDQLAGPTETLLIADETASPDLAAADLLAQAEHDTMASALLITPSSTLALAVQQAVEEQLTELDRADTIRSSLVQHGGIVLVSSLEEAAELANAYAPEHLCLLVAYPWPLVDGIQNAGGIFVGEHSSEALGDYVTGPSHIMPTGGSARFHSPLSVRDFLKITSLFAVNERAEKRLGPSAIRLADAEGLSAHAMAIRRRLSKDRNED
- a CDS encoding sugar phosphate isomerase/epimerase; protein product: MAASKIAVTLYTLRDFVQTPADISATLKKVKSIGYDHIQLSALGPVDPAELGNMIRDAGLHVCATHVPFERLQDEPNKVIEEHRLWGCEHIAVGSMPRSYWDDPDGFSRFAADASVVALRLKKAGMSFSYHNHHTELVRVGGRTGLAILVEDSDPALCFEIDTYWIQYGGGDPIHWIERVSNRCPVIHFKDLGVSGRDQVMAEIGEGNMNWPGIVAACETAGAQWYVVEQDTCAGDPFDSIAVSYRNMTAMGL
- a CDS encoding dienelactone hydrolase family protein, yielding MPVAYVACIILAVAALAIHGQQIPYAPTSESEIPEAILGKAGAPRGGDLAYFDEDQATRGYLAEPEGPGPRGAVILIHEWNGLVDRVRQVADALAAEGYVALAADLYSGRTGSNRDENMALVRETLDDMDKIIRNLDAAAAYLRSRPDVNGKIGAMGWCYGGGVALSYALGGENHDATAIFYGRLLDDPERLSAIHHEIYGTFAGLDRGPSPEQVESFVAALRQAGVENDVHIYDDVNHGFWLYVERDPKNEEPALDAWERLKAYLKRTIGSD
- a CDS encoding DUF1611 domain-containing protein; its protein translation is MVILTEGQLGTFSSKTAASLVRYKADETVAVLDSAYAGKRLEDVLEVGTGIPIVATLQEAMAFEPTSLVIGIATPGGVLPNAWREVIHEAIEHGLEVVNGLHTFLNEDEAFARHAGQKGVRLWDVRQPPGDLDVGRHQVHGLPNLRVLTVGADSSIGKKIAAIEIDRAAREAGWDAEFVATGQTGIMIAGSGIAVDTVAADYISGAAERLVLERKHRELLVIEGQGTILHPSYSGVSLGLLHGVAPQALVLCHQPGRDVMRNLPVAVPSYAEMITAHETIARPLFPCRVVAVSLNCIGLSQDDARREVDQVSRETGLPATDCVKFGCGPILEALAPLRPAKGNTP